The proteins below are encoded in one region of Brassica napus cultivar Da-Ae chromosome A6, Da-Ae, whole genome shotgun sequence:
- the LOC106346620 gene encoding beta-glucosidase 19 isoform X1 translates to MCVYYNGDISLLPIDSINNSVPLIVLKRLPRNTLVRLYKRSTMKIPLLGLLLLLSLVGSPTRAEEGPVCPKTETLSRASFPEGFMFGTATASYQVEGAVNEGCRGPSLWDLYTKKFPHRVKNHNADEAVDFYHRYKEDIKLMKKLNTDAFRLSIAWPRIFPHGRMEKGISKEGVQFYHDLIDELLKNDITPLVTVFHWDMPADLEDEYGGFLSERVVPDFVEYANFTFHEYGGKVKNWITFNEPWVFSRSGYDTGKKAPGRCSPYIKDFGHLCQDGRSGFEAYVVSHNLLISHAEAVDAFRKCEKCKGGKIGIAHSPAWFEPKDVEGGQRTVDRVLDFIMGWHLDPTTYGDYPQSMKDAVGARLPKFTKAQKAKLKGSADFVGINYYSSFYAKASEKPDYRQPSWATDSLVEFEPKTVDGSVKIGSQPSTAKMAVYAAGLRKLVKYIKDRYGNPEIIITENGYGEDLGEKDTDHSVALNDHNRKYYHQRHLLALHQAICEDKVNVTSYFVWSLMDNFEWQDGYTARFGLYYIDFKNNLTRMEKESAKWFTEFLKPGLKQKSSKSTFSEEL, encoded by the exons atgtgtgtatattaTAACGGCGATATTTCCCTTCTACCTATCGACTCCATTAACAATAGTGTTCCACTTATAGTTCTTAAACGTTTACCAAGAAACACACTCGTGAGGTTATACAAAAGATCAACAATGAAGATTCCTCTCTTGGGGTTACTTTTGCTCCTAAGTCTTGTTGGCTCTCCTACCAGGGCCGAGGAAGGACCTGTTTGCCCAAAAACTGAAACCCTTAGTCGTGCCAGTTTCCCGGAGGGCTTCATGTTTGGTACCGCAACCGCTTCCTATCAG GTTGAAGGCGCAGTAAATGAAGGTTGTAGAGGACCAAGCCTGTGGGATCTCTACACCAAGAAATTTCCAC ATAGAGTTAAGAATCACAATGCTGATGAGGCCGTCGATTTCTACCATCGGTACAag GAGGATATCAAGTTGATGAAAAAGCTGAACACTGATGCTTTTAGACTATCCATTGCGTGGCCAAGAATATTTCCCC ATGGGAGGATGGAGAAAGGAATAAGCAAAGAAGGAGTTCAATTTTACCACGACCTTATAGACGAGCTCCTTAAAAATG ACATAACACCACTAGTAACGGTTTTCCACTGGGACATGCCCGCCGATTTGGAAGATGAGTATGGTGGCTTTTTGAGCGAGCGTGTAGT GCCGGATTTTGTGGAGTACGCAAACTTCACGTTCCACGAATATGGGGGCAAAGTGAAAAACTGGATTACGTTCAACGAGCCATGGGTCTTTAGCCGTTCAGGCTACGACACTGGGAAGAAAGCACCGGGGCGTTGTTCTCCGTACATCAAAGATTTTGGACATCTTTGCCAAGATGGACGGTCAGGATTTGAGGCTTATGTCGTTAGTCACAATTTACTCATTAGTCACGCTGAAGCCGTTGACGCTTTCAGAAAGTGCGAAAAG TGCAAAGGTGGTAAAATTGGGATTGCTCATAGCCCGGCTTGGTTTGAACCAAAAGATGTGGAAGGAGGTCAACGTACTGTAGACCGTGTACTTGACTTCATCATGGGCTG GCATTTGGATCCTACCACGTACGGAGATTATCCTCAAAGTATGAAAGATGCGGTCGGAGCTCGATTGCCCAAATTTACAAAAGCCCAAAAGGCAAAACTGAAAGGCTCAGCAGACTTCGTGGGAATAAATTATTACAGTTCGTTCTATGCAAAGGCAAGCGAAAAGCCTGATTATCGGCAACCATCTTGGGCTACAGATTCTCTAGTGGAGTTTGAAC CCAAGACTGTTGATGGATCCGTTAAGATTGGTAGCCAG CCCAGCACTGCTAAGATGGCTGTATACGCAGCGGGTTTAAGGAAGCTTGTGAAATACATAAAAGACAGATATGGCAACCCTGAGATCATAATTACTGAGAATG GTTATGGGGAGGACCTTGGCGAGAAGGATACAGATCATAGCGTTGCTCTCAATGACCACAACAGAAAATACTATCACCAGAGGCATCTTCTGGCCCTGCATCAGGCTATTTG TGAAGACAAGGTGAATGTTACATCTTATTTTGTGTGGTCATTAATGGACAACTTCGAGTGGCAAGACGGGTACACAGCTAGGTTTGGTCTCTACTACATCGATTTCAAGAACAACTTGACTCGTATGGAGAAAGAATCTGCAAAATGGTTCACTGAATTCCTCAAACCGGGCCTGAAGCAAAAATCATCCAAGTCGACGTTCAGCGAGGAGCTCTAA
- the LOC106346620 gene encoding beta-glucosidase 19 isoform X3 yields MKVVEDQACGISTPRNFHLHRVKNHNADEAVDFYHRYKEDIKLMKKLNTDAFRLSIAWPRIFPHGRMEKGISKEGVQFYHDLIDELLKNDITPLVTVFHWDMPADLEDEYGGFLSERVVPDFVEYANFTFHEYGGKVKNWITFNEPWVFSRSGYDTGKKAPGRCSPYIKDFGHLCQDGRSGFEAYVVSHNLLISHAEAVDAFRKCEKCKGGKIGIAHSPAWFEPKDVEGGQRTVDRVLDFIMGWHLDPTTYGDYPQSMKDAVGARLPKFTKAQKAKLKGSADFVGINYYSSFYAKASEKPDYRQPSWATDSLVEFEPKTVDGSVKIGSQPSTAKMAVYAAGLRKLVKYIKDRYGNPEIIITENGYGEDLGEKDTDHSVALNDHNRKYYHQRHLLALHQAICEDKVNVTSYFVWSLMDNFEWQDGYTARFGLYYIDFKNNLTRMEKESAKWFTEFLKPGLKQKSSKSTFSEEL; encoded by the exons ATGAAGGTTGTAGAGGACCAAGCCTGTGGGATCTCTACACCAAGAAATTTCCACCTAC ATAGAGTTAAGAATCACAATGCTGATGAGGCCGTCGATTTCTACCATCGGTACAag GAGGATATCAAGTTGATGAAAAAGCTGAACACTGATGCTTTTAGACTATCCATTGCGTGGCCAAGAATATTTCCCC ATGGGAGGATGGAGAAAGGAATAAGCAAAGAAGGAGTTCAATTTTACCACGACCTTATAGACGAGCTCCTTAAAAATG ACATAACACCACTAGTAACGGTTTTCCACTGGGACATGCCCGCCGATTTGGAAGATGAGTATGGTGGCTTTTTGAGCGAGCGTGTAGT GCCGGATTTTGTGGAGTACGCAAACTTCACGTTCCACGAATATGGGGGCAAAGTGAAAAACTGGATTACGTTCAACGAGCCATGGGTCTTTAGCCGTTCAGGCTACGACACTGGGAAGAAAGCACCGGGGCGTTGTTCTCCGTACATCAAAGATTTTGGACATCTTTGCCAAGATGGACGGTCAGGATTTGAGGCTTATGTCGTTAGTCACAATTTACTCATTAGTCACGCTGAAGCCGTTGACGCTTTCAGAAAGTGCGAAAAG TGCAAAGGTGGTAAAATTGGGATTGCTCATAGCCCGGCTTGGTTTGAACCAAAAGATGTGGAAGGAGGTCAACGTACTGTAGACCGTGTACTTGACTTCATCATGGGCTG GCATTTGGATCCTACCACGTACGGAGATTATCCTCAAAGTATGAAAGATGCGGTCGGAGCTCGATTGCCCAAATTTACAAAAGCCCAAAAGGCAAAACTGAAAGGCTCAGCAGACTTCGTGGGAATAAATTATTACAGTTCGTTCTATGCAAAGGCAAGCGAAAAGCCTGATTATCGGCAACCATCTTGGGCTACAGATTCTCTAGTGGAGTTTGAAC CCAAGACTGTTGATGGATCCGTTAAGATTGGTAGCCAG CCCAGCACTGCTAAGATGGCTGTATACGCAGCGGGTTTAAGGAAGCTTGTGAAATACATAAAAGACAGATATGGCAACCCTGAGATCATAATTACTGAGAATG GTTATGGGGAGGACCTTGGCGAGAAGGATACAGATCATAGCGTTGCTCTCAATGACCACAACAGAAAATACTATCACCAGAGGCATCTTCTGGCCCTGCATCAGGCTATTTG TGAAGACAAGGTGAATGTTACATCTTATTTTGTGTGGTCATTAATGGACAACTTCGAGTGGCAAGACGGGTACACAGCTAGGTTTGGTCTCTACTACATCGATTTCAAGAACAACTTGACTCGTATGGAGAAAGAATCTGCAAAATGGTTCACTGAATTCCTCAAACCGGGCCTGAAGCAAAAATCATCCAAGTCGACGTTCAGCGAGGAGCTCTAA
- the LOC106346620 gene encoding beta-glucosidase 19 isoform X2, translated as MCVYYNGDISLLPIDSINNSVPLIVLKRLPRNTLVRLYKRSTMKIPLLGLLLLLSLVGSPTRAEEGPVCPKTETLSRASFPEGFMFGTATASYQVEGAVNEGCRGPSLWDLYTKKFPHRVKNHNADEAVDFYHRYKEDIKLMKKLNTDAFRLSIAWPRIFPHGRMEKGISKEGVQFYHDLIDELLKNDITPLVTVFHWDMPADLEDEYGGFLSERVVPDFVEYANFTFHEYGGKVKNWITFNEPWVFSRSGYDTGKKAPGRCSPYIKDFGHLCQDGRSGFEAYVVSHNLLISHAEAVDAFRKCEKCKGGKIGIAHSPAWFEPKDVEGGQRTVDRVLDFIMGWHLDPTTYGDYPQSMKDAVGARLPKFTKAQKAKLKGSADFVGINYYSSFYAKASEKPDYRQPSWATDSLVEFEPKTVDGSVKIGSQPSTAKMAVYAAGLRKLVKYIKDRYGNPEIIITENGYGEDLGEKDTDHSVALNDHNRKYYHQRHLLALHQAIW; from the exons atgtgtgtatattaTAACGGCGATATTTCCCTTCTACCTATCGACTCCATTAACAATAGTGTTCCACTTATAGTTCTTAAACGTTTACCAAGAAACACACTCGTGAGGTTATACAAAAGATCAACAATGAAGATTCCTCTCTTGGGGTTACTTTTGCTCCTAAGTCTTGTTGGCTCTCCTACCAGGGCCGAGGAAGGACCTGTTTGCCCAAAAACTGAAACCCTTAGTCGTGCCAGTTTCCCGGAGGGCTTCATGTTTGGTACCGCAACCGCTTCCTATCAG GTTGAAGGCGCAGTAAATGAAGGTTGTAGAGGACCAAGCCTGTGGGATCTCTACACCAAGAAATTTCCAC ATAGAGTTAAGAATCACAATGCTGATGAGGCCGTCGATTTCTACCATCGGTACAag GAGGATATCAAGTTGATGAAAAAGCTGAACACTGATGCTTTTAGACTATCCATTGCGTGGCCAAGAATATTTCCCC ATGGGAGGATGGAGAAAGGAATAAGCAAAGAAGGAGTTCAATTTTACCACGACCTTATAGACGAGCTCCTTAAAAATG ACATAACACCACTAGTAACGGTTTTCCACTGGGACATGCCCGCCGATTTGGAAGATGAGTATGGTGGCTTTTTGAGCGAGCGTGTAGT GCCGGATTTTGTGGAGTACGCAAACTTCACGTTCCACGAATATGGGGGCAAAGTGAAAAACTGGATTACGTTCAACGAGCCATGGGTCTTTAGCCGTTCAGGCTACGACACTGGGAAGAAAGCACCGGGGCGTTGTTCTCCGTACATCAAAGATTTTGGACATCTTTGCCAAGATGGACGGTCAGGATTTGAGGCTTATGTCGTTAGTCACAATTTACTCATTAGTCACGCTGAAGCCGTTGACGCTTTCAGAAAGTGCGAAAAG TGCAAAGGTGGTAAAATTGGGATTGCTCATAGCCCGGCTTGGTTTGAACCAAAAGATGTGGAAGGAGGTCAACGTACTGTAGACCGTGTACTTGACTTCATCATGGGCTG GCATTTGGATCCTACCACGTACGGAGATTATCCTCAAAGTATGAAAGATGCGGTCGGAGCTCGATTGCCCAAATTTACAAAAGCCCAAAAGGCAAAACTGAAAGGCTCAGCAGACTTCGTGGGAATAAATTATTACAGTTCGTTCTATGCAAAGGCAAGCGAAAAGCCTGATTATCGGCAACCATCTTGGGCTACAGATTCTCTAGTGGAGTTTGAAC CCAAGACTGTTGATGGATCCGTTAAGATTGGTAGCCAG CCCAGCACTGCTAAGATGGCTGTATACGCAGCGGGTTTAAGGAAGCTTGTGAAATACATAAAAGACAGATATGGCAACCCTGAGATCATAATTACTGAGAATG GTTATGGGGAGGACCTTGGCGAGAAGGATACAGATCATAGCGTTGCTCTCAATGACCACAACAGAAAATACTATCACCAGAGGCATCTTCTGGCCCTGCATCAGGCTATTTGGTGA